Proteins found in one Triticum urartu cultivar G1812 chromosome 4, Tu2.1, whole genome shotgun sequence genomic segment:
- the LOC125554140 gene encoding expansin-A31-like — MAAGMRFLQLFAAVLAFCFVQARSDYWHQAYATFYGGADGAETMGGACGYDNLYAAGYGLNNAALSTVLFNNGLSCGQCYLITCDTSKSNMCKPGTSITVSATNLCPPNWALANDNGGWCNPPREHFDMSQPAWENLAIYRAGIVPVLYQRVACQRQGGLRFTMSGFNYFELVLVTNIAMSGSIRSMSVKGTNTAWITMSQNWGANWQCLAGLKGQALSFGITSSGGQYKVFQDVVPAWWLFGQTFSTWQQFDY, encoded by the exons ATGGCAGCTGGGATGCGCTTCCTGCagctgttcgccgccgttctcgcgTTCTGCTTCGTGCAGGCCAGGTCCGACTACTGGCATCAGGCCTACGCCACCTTCTACGGCGGCGCCGACGGTGCTGAAACAATGG GTGGCGCATGTGGGTACGATAACCTGTACGCTGCGGGGTACGGGCTCAACAACGCGGCGCTGAGCACGGTGCTGTTCAACAATGGCTTGTCCTGCGGGCAATGCTACCTCATCACCTGCGACACCAGCAAGTCGAATATGTGCAAGCCCGGCACATCCATCACCGTGTCCGCCACCAACTTGTGCCCTCCCAACTGGGCTCTCGCCAACGACAACGGCGGGTGGTGCAATCCTCCCCGCGAACACTTCGACATGTCCCAGCCTGCCTGGGAGAACCTCGCCATCTACCGCGCTGGCATTGTCCCTGTCCTCTACCAGCGGGTCGCGTGCCAGAGGCAGGGTGGCCTGCGTTTCACCATGAGCGGCTTCAACTACTTCGAGCTGGTACTGGTGACCAACATCGCCATGAGCGGGTCGATCAGGAGCATGTCGGTGAAGGGGACCAACACGGCGTGGATCACGATGTCCCAGAACTGGGGCGCTAACTGGCAGTGCCTAGCGGGGCTGAAAGGGCAGGCGCTCAGCTTCGGCATCACCTCCTCCGGCGGCCAGTACAAGGTCTTCCAGGACGTCGTGCCGGCCTGGTGGCTGTTCGGACAGACCTTCTCCACATGGCAACAGTTCGACTACTAG